One genomic region from Evansella sp. LMS18 encodes:
- a CDS encoding RNA polymerase sigma factor has protein sequence MSDSSQQKKLNKWYQLYNNEIYKFILYMVNDHEQAKDLMQDTFIRAFNSLDSFHSENPKGWLFRIARNITIDYLRKKKPVQYVIDSSTNLPSRTLTPEQTVSLNEQEKELYIALAKLKRPYREVIILRKIREFSIMETANILGWSEGKVKTNLWRGMDSLKKQLKREGFQYESI, from the coding sequence TTGAGTGATAGCTCACAACAAAAAAAACTCAACAAGTGGTATCAGTTGTACAATAATGAGATATATAAATTTATTTTATATATGGTTAATGACCATGAGCAGGCAAAGGATTTAATGCAGGATACATTCATACGAGCTTTCAACAGTCTTGATTCCTTTCATTCTGAGAATCCTAAAGGATGGTTATTTCGAATTGCGAGAAATATCACCATCGATTACTTACGTAAAAAGAAGCCTGTACAGTATGTGATCGACAGTTCAACTAACTTACCATCACGTACATTGACTCCGGAACAAACGGTTTCTCTAAATGAGCAAGAAAAAGAATTATATATTGCATTGGCAAAATTAAAACGCCCGTACAGAGAAGTTATTATTTTAAGAAAGATTAGGGAGTTTTCCATTATGGAGACGGCCAATATTCTTGGTTGGAGTGAGGGTAAAGTTAAAACGAATTTATGGAGAGGGATGGATTCGTTGAAAAAACAATTAAAGAGGGAAGGTTTTCAATATGAGTCGATATAA